The following proteins are encoded in a genomic region of Acidobacteriota bacterium:
- a CDS encoding ATP-binding cassette domain-containing protein, whose product MTRLGLQDVSLAFGAAPLLDKVRFFVGAGERVGLVGRNGCGKSTLLRLLGGDLEPDDGEVVRSAELRVARLAQEVPQELAGEIVEVVASGAEHWRRLLAEHDRLSRQPGADLARLEAVQSQLDGSGGWELERRVERVMSRLQLPPSGRFETLSGGLKRRVLLARALVADPDVLLLDEPTNHFDLPAIEWLEETLLAAPGALVFVTHDRSFLQRLATRIVELDRGALWDYPGSYQAFLEARRQRLEVEARHAARFDKKLAQEEVWIRQGLKARRTRNEGRVRALERLREERRARRSALGRGRLRVDEAERSGKVVFEADDLAFRWPQSERDAFHSLSTVILRGDKVGILGPNGSGKSTLLKVLLGELEATAGRLRHGTRLEVAYFDQHREQLDPEASVADNVAEGNDKVVVGGRTRHIISYLADFLFAPEQVRGPVKALSGGERNRLLLARLFTRPANLLVLDEPTNDLDVETLELLEGLLLSFAGTVLVVSHDRAFLDNVVTSTLVMESDGGVREYAGGYSDWLVQRPDPKTEAPPAATPPPPRKPTGGRRKLSNREREDLAQAPERIEALEADRDAIHGELNDPATYGADSGGRVAELQDRLRAIETDLERWYERWSELEELS is encoded by the coding sequence ATGACCCGTCTCGGGTTGCAGGACGTGTCGCTGGCCTTCGGAGCGGCGCCCTTGCTGGACAAGGTGCGCTTCTTCGTCGGGGCCGGCGAACGGGTCGGTCTGGTGGGGCGCAATGGCTGTGGCAAGTCGACGTTGCTGCGCCTACTCGGCGGCGACCTCGAGCCCGATGACGGTGAGGTGGTGCGGTCGGCGGAGTTACGGGTGGCGCGCCTCGCCCAGGAGGTGCCGCAGGAGCTCGCCGGCGAAATCGTCGAGGTGGTGGCTTCCGGCGCCGAGCACTGGCGTCGGTTGCTCGCCGAGCACGATCGACTGAGCCGCCAGCCGGGAGCGGACCTGGCGCGCCTCGAAGCGGTGCAGTCACAGCTCGACGGCAGCGGTGGCTGGGAGCTCGAGCGCCGGGTCGAGCGGGTGATGAGCCGTCTGCAACTGCCCCCCTCGGGCCGCTTCGAGACCCTCTCCGGTGGGCTCAAGCGCCGCGTCCTGCTGGCCCGGGCGCTGGTCGCCGATCCGGACGTTCTGCTGCTCGACGAGCCCACCAACCATTTCGACCTGCCGGCCATCGAGTGGCTCGAGGAGACTCTGCTGGCGGCCCCCGGAGCCCTGGTGTTCGTCACCCACGACCGGTCCTTCCTGCAGCGCCTGGCGACCCGTATCGTGGAGCTCGACCGCGGCGCGCTGTGGGATTACCCCGGCTCCTACCAGGCCTTTCTCGAAGCGCGCCGGCAGCGTCTCGAGGTCGAGGCCCGTCACGCCGCGCGCTTCGACAAGAAGCTGGCCCAGGAGGAGGTCTGGATTCGCCAGGGGCTGAAGGCTCGCCGGACCCGCAACGAGGGCCGGGTGCGGGCCCTCGAACGCTTGCGCGAAGAGCGCCGCGCGCGGCGCAGCGCCCTCGGCCGCGGTCGGCTGCGGGTCGACGAGGCGGAGCGCAGCGGCAAGGTGGTGTTCGAGGCCGACGACCTGGCCTTCCGCTGGCCGCAGAGTGAGCGGGATGCCTTTCATTCGCTGTCGACGGTGATCCTGCGCGGCGACAAGGTCGGAATCCTGGGTCCCAATGGCTCCGGCAAGAGCACTCTGTTGAAAGTCCTGCTCGGTGAGCTCGAAGCTACCGCCGGTCGCCTGCGCCACGGCACTCGCCTGGAGGTCGCCTACTTCGATCAGCATCGCGAGCAGCTCGATCCCGAGGCGAGTGTGGCGGACAACGTGGCCGAGGGCAACGACAAGGTGGTGGTCGGCGGGAGGACCCGCCACATCATCAGCTACCTGGCCGATTTCCTGTTCGCCCCGGAGCAGGTCCGGGGACCGGTCAAAGCCCTTTCCGGAGGCGAGCGCAACCGCCTGCTGCTGGCCCGCCTGTTCACCCGTCCGGCCAACCTCCTGGTGCTCGACGAGCCGACCAACGACCTCGATGTCGAGACCCTGGAGCTGCTCGAAGGACTGCTCCTGTCCTTCGCCGGAACGGTGTTGGTGGTGAGCCACGATCGCGCCTTTCTGGACAACGTCGTGACCAGCACCCTGGTGATGGAAAGCGATGGCGGAGTGCGCGAGTACGCCGGCGGCTACAGCGACTGGTTGGTCCAGCGCCCCGACCCGAAGACGGAGGCGCCCCCGGCCGCGACTCCTCCTCCGCCGCGCAAGCCCACCGGCGGCCGCCGCAAGCTCAGCAACCGCGAGCGCGAGGATCTGGCCCAGGCGCCGGAGCGCATCGAGGCCCTCGAGGCGGATCGCGACGCCATCCACGGGGAGCTCAACGATCCCGCCACCTACGGCGCCGACTCCGGCGGGCGTGTCGCCGAGCTGCAGGATCGACTGCGCGCCATCGAAACCGATCTCGAGCGCTGGTACGAGCGCTGGTCCGAGCTCGAAGAGCTTTCCTGA
- a CDS encoding choice-of-anchor I family protein — MPNRLPMQSVAGGLAVLLFLLLPPFAGGEPPASGEGVLELELLGRYDGGDGKEAAEIAAWDGASRRLFVVNGATRKIDVLDLSDPRRPSLAFRLDVGSLGAPNSVAVHDGLVAVAVAAPTPQDDGKVAFFDRDGQDLGSVTVGALPDMVAFSPDGKRLLVANEGEPDDGYRRDPPGSISLITIAVGAPRQEHVATLTFTDFDAGGPRAVEVPPGLRIRPKATVSQDLEPEYIAFDAAGSKAWVALQENNAFAILDLATPRVETLVDLGSKDHSRAGAGLDASDRDGGVEIRPWPVAGLYQPDAIAAFEVAGETFLVSANEGDARKIEERRVGDLKLDRQVFRRRGKLQKSKHLGRLQVSAHAEQNGAGAYRRLFSFGARSMSVWDARGSLLWDSGDQLERAVTAIHGATHDHRSDNKGPEPEGIAVGRVGERHYAFVGLERAGGIAVFDVSEPTAPVFDGYHPSPAEDVSPEGVTFIPWTSLAQAGPDSATSPAEAPPEALLVVPHEISGTVVIWGLRRAAR, encoded by the coding sequence ATGCCGAACCGATTACCGATGCAGAGCGTCGCCGGCGGCCTCGCCGTCCTCCTGTTCCTGCTGCTTCCGCCCTTCGCCGGCGGAGAGCCTCCGGCCTCCGGCGAGGGCGTTCTCGAGCTCGAGCTCCTCGGCCGCTATGACGGCGGCGACGGCAAGGAAGCCGCCGAGATCGCGGCCTGGGATGGTGCCTCCCGGCGACTCTTCGTGGTCAACGGAGCGACCCGCAAGATCGACGTCCTCGACCTCAGCGATCCGCGCCGGCCAAGTCTCGCCTTTCGTCTCGATGTCGGTTCTCTGGGGGCACCCAACAGCGTCGCCGTCCACGATGGCTTGGTGGCAGTGGCGGTGGCCGCCCCGACGCCCCAGGACGATGGCAAGGTGGCCTTCTTCGACCGCGACGGCCAGGACCTCGGCAGTGTCACCGTCGGCGCCCTGCCGGACATGGTCGCCTTCAGCCCAGACGGCAAGCGCCTGCTGGTGGCCAACGAAGGCGAGCCCGACGACGGTTACCGACGGGATCCCCCGGGCAGCATTTCGTTGATCACCATCGCCGTCGGCGCCCCGCGGCAAGAGCACGTCGCAACCCTCACCTTCACGGACTTCGACGCCGGCGGTCCGCGGGCGGTGGAGGTGCCGCCAGGACTGCGGATCCGCCCCAAGGCCACCGTCTCCCAAGACCTGGAGCCCGAGTACATCGCCTTCGACGCCGCCGGCAGCAAGGCCTGGGTCGCCCTGCAGGAGAACAACGCCTTCGCCATCCTCGATCTCGCGACTCCGCGCGTCGAGACCTTGGTCGACCTCGGTAGCAAGGACCACTCGCGGGCCGGCGCCGGCCTCGACGCCAGCGACCGCGACGGCGGCGTCGAGATTCGCCCTTGGCCCGTTGCCGGCCTCTACCAGCCGGACGCCATCGCCGCCTTCGAGGTCGCCGGCGAGACCTTCCTGGTGAGCGCCAACGAAGGTGACGCCCGGAAAATCGAAGAGCGCCGAGTGGGTGACCTGAAGCTCGACCGGCAAGTTTTCCGGCGGCGAGGCAAGCTGCAGAAGAGCAAGCACCTCGGGCGCCTCCAGGTGAGCGCCCACGCCGAGCAGAACGGCGCCGGCGCCTATCGCCGCCTCTTCAGCTTCGGCGCCCGCTCGATGAGCGTTTGGGACGCTCGAGGAAGTCTCCTCTGGGATAGCGGAGATCAGCTCGAGCGGGCGGTCACCGCCATCCACGGCGCCACCCACGATCACCGTAGCGACAACAAGGGACCGGAACCGGAGGGGATCGCGGTCGGACGAGTCGGCGAGCGCCACTACGCCTTCGTCGGCCTCGAGCGCGCCGGCGGCATCGCCGTCTTCGACGTCAGCGAGCCGACAGCACCGGTCTTCGACGGCTACCACCCCTCGCCCGCTGAAGACGTCTCACCGGAGGGCGTGACCTTCATTCCGTGGACCTCCCTCGCCCAAGCTGGCCCCGACTCGGCCACCAGCCCCGCCGAAGCTCCGCCGGAGGCGCTCCTCGTCGTCCCCCACGAGATCAGCGGCACGGTCGTGATCTGGGGCCTCCGACGAGCCGCCCGCTAG
- a CDS encoding PAS domain S-box protein, with product MAEWTQFAILCGQLFVTVAATLAFFRLRRHFGLVPLAVFVGSNQYLQTLLSSTHYLQFGEDFLVSPGSVVLFPAGLVALLLIYHHDGVEKARGLIIGVLLANLSLTVFSWFTQAQIRLGGVANLLGVPPELFEVDARVFLAGSSALAADAVLIVVLYEVVTTRWKSFPVALRMPAALSLVLLFDAVVFSSLAFLGKPEFGQILLTQVLSKLISAGVYGLLLVTYLRWSSSAPGDLGQGVGTGAFAILTYRERFELLRSHQQAQEQAFERERAQSRAALDAAEARYRWLFRTMTDGLLVLDDRDRIVDLNPAFVALCGRSAEDLIGRSPTRFGLFAQQDPWRTEGVPVETGLRRPGGESVEVELRSNPLPAEGGGGTVISVHDITARKAAEAELLASRDTLRQTVEQRTRELVEKNRALQQREARFRLLFEESLGLICTYDLDGRLTSVNPAAADLLGYDRTELLGESVLKFIPEQFRNEGADDLASLRAQSGHSGVVTFVARDGSWRALIFRSRLINDGVNPPFVLGHGQDVTALKKTEAKLRDSEHRYRDLFESSHDLIQAVDAEGRFLLVNGAWRRLLGYDEGDLEGLRALDVVHPDRRDAFQAVLDSLMAGEAAGLVETELLTREGVPMLVEGTLSCAFERGRPSSVRAIFRDITERRAVERLKDDFLSTVSHELRTPVTSIFGSLKLLAAGKAGAVPPAMGRYLDVASRNAQRLVWLIDDILDFQKIRSDLLEVRPVYVKVTDLVEQALEDNRGFATEHGIRLTLGESAPEAAVRVDRDWFLQLLANLISNAVKHSPQGEQVIVATSASARQVEVSVRDHGPGIPAEARETIFRPFSQLQQEKEARKSGTGLGLSIARAVAERFDGTLTFASDLGAGTTFRVTLPVASASFAGDGGEG from the coding sequence ATGGCAGAGTGGACCCAGTTCGCGATTCTTTGCGGCCAGCTCTTTGTGACCGTTGCGGCCACGCTGGCCTTCTTCCGCCTGCGCCGGCATTTCGGCCTCGTGCCGCTGGCCGTGTTCGTCGGCTCCAATCAGTACCTGCAGACCCTGCTGTCTTCGACCCACTATCTGCAATTCGGCGAGGACTTCCTGGTCTCCCCCGGTTCGGTGGTGCTGTTCCCGGCGGGATTGGTGGCCTTGCTCTTGATCTACCACCACGACGGGGTGGAGAAGGCCCGCGGCCTGATCATCGGCGTCTTGTTGGCGAATCTCTCGCTGACCGTCTTCTCCTGGTTCACCCAGGCGCAGATTCGTCTCGGCGGAGTCGCCAATCTGCTCGGAGTGCCACCGGAGCTGTTCGAGGTCGACGCCCGCGTATTCCTGGCCGGGTCGTCGGCGCTCGCCGCCGACGCCGTGCTGATCGTCGTTCTCTACGAGGTCGTGACCACCCGCTGGAAGTCCTTCCCGGTGGCTTTGCGCATGCCGGCGGCGCTCAGCCTGGTGCTGCTCTTCGATGCTGTCGTGTTCTCTTCCCTGGCCTTCCTGGGCAAGCCCGAGTTCGGTCAGATCCTGCTCACCCAGGTGCTTTCGAAGCTGATCTCCGCCGGCGTCTACGGCCTGCTGCTGGTGACCTACCTGCGCTGGTCGTCGAGCGCGCCGGGAGATTTGGGGCAGGGGGTCGGCACCGGCGCCTTCGCCATCCTCACCTATCGCGAGCGCTTCGAGCTCCTGCGCAGCCATCAGCAGGCCCAGGAGCAGGCCTTCGAGCGCGAGCGTGCGCAGTCACGGGCTGCCCTCGACGCCGCCGAAGCGCGCTATCGCTGGCTCTTCCGCACCATGACCGATGGTCTGCTGGTGCTCGACGACCGCGACCGCATCGTCGATCTCAATCCCGCCTTCGTCGCGCTCTGCGGCCGCTCGGCGGAAGATCTCATCGGCCGCTCACCGACCCGTTTCGGGCTCTTCGCCCAGCAGGATCCCTGGCGCACCGAGGGTGTCCCGGTGGAGACCGGGCTGCGGCGCCCCGGCGGTGAGTCCGTCGAGGTCGAGCTGCGCAGCAACCCGCTGCCCGCCGAAGGCGGCGGCGGGACGGTGATCTCGGTGCACGACATCACCGCCCGCAAGGCCGCCGAGGCGGAGCTCCTCGCCTCCCGCGACACCCTGCGCCAGACGGTGGAGCAGAGGACCCGCGAGCTGGTGGAGAAGAACCGCGCCCTGCAGCAGCGAGAGGCGCGCTTCCGGCTGCTCTTCGAGGAAAGCCTGGGGCTGATCTGCACCTACGACCTCGATGGCCGATTGACTTCCGTCAACCCGGCCGCCGCCGACCTCCTGGGCTACGACCGCACCGAGCTCCTCGGCGAGAGCGTGCTCAAGTTCATTCCGGAGCAGTTCCGCAACGAAGGCGCCGACGACCTGGCGTCGCTGCGCGCCCAGAGCGGCCATAGCGGGGTGGTGACCTTCGTTGCCCGGGACGGCTCCTGGCGGGCCTTGATCTTTCGCTCGCGGCTGATCAACGACGGCGTCAATCCGCCCTTCGTCCTCGGCCACGGTCAGGACGTCACCGCCCTCAAGAAGACCGAGGCCAAGCTGCGCGACAGCGAGCATCGCTACCGCGATCTCTTCGAGAGCAGTCACGACCTGATCCAGGCGGTCGATGCGGAGGGCCGCTTTCTGCTCGTCAACGGCGCCTGGCGTCGCCTCCTGGGCTATGACGAGGGAGATCTCGAAGGTCTGCGGGCCCTCGATGTCGTCCATCCCGACCGGCGAGATGCCTTCCAGGCGGTGCTCGATTCGCTGATGGCCGGCGAGGCCGCCGGCCTGGTGGAGACCGAGCTGCTCACCCGAGAAGGAGTTCCGATGCTGGTGGAGGGCACCTTGAGCTGCGCCTTCGAGCGCGGTCGGCCGTCGTCCGTGCGGGCGATCTTCCGCGACATCACCGAGCGTCGGGCCGTCGAGCGTCTGAAGGACGACTTCTTGTCCACCGTCAGCCACGAGCTGCGCACTCCGGTGACTTCGATCTTCGGCTCCCTCAAGCTGCTCGCGGCGGGCAAGGCCGGTGCTGTGCCGCCGGCCATGGGGCGCTACCTCGACGTCGCGTCGCGCAATGCCCAGCGGCTGGTTTGGTTGATCGACGACATTCTCGACTTTCAGAAGATCCGCTCCGACCTCTTGGAGGTGCGACCGGTTTATGTGAAAGTCACGGATCTGGTCGAGCAGGCGTTAGAAGACAATCGGGGTTTTGCGACCGAGCACGGCATCCGCCTGACCCTCGGGGAGTCGGCGCCGGAAGCGGCGGTCCGGGTCGACCGCGATTGGTTTCTCCAGCTCTTGGCCAACTTGATCTCGAACGCCGTCAAACATTCGCCCCAAGGGGAACAGGTGATCGTGGCGACCAGCGCTTCGGCGCGCCAGGTGGAGGTTTCCGTTCGGGATCACGGTCCCGGGATCCCGGCCGAGGCGCGGGAGACCATCTTCCGTCCCTTCTCGCAGCTACAGCAGGAGAAAGAAGCCCGCAAGTCCGGGACCGGTCTCGGTTTGAGCATCGCCCGCGCCGTCGCGGAGCGATTCGACGGCACCCTGACCTTCGCCAGCGATCTCGGGGCCGGAACCACTTTTCGGGTGACCCTGCCGGTGGCTTCGGCGAGCTTCGCCGGGGATGGCGGCGAGGGCTGA